DNA sequence from the Blastomonas fulva genome:
ACAATGACGATGTGCTCGCCAGCATCGGCCTGTCGGCGGACGAGATCGCCGCGCTCAAACGCGACGGCATCGTCTGACCCATGGGCAAGCTTTCCGGCATCACCGTGATCGACCTGTCGCAGTTCCTGCCGGGGCCGATGCTGACGGTGATGATGGCCGATCAGGGCGCGGACGTGATCAAGATCGAGCCTGTGGCGGGTGATCCTGCGCGCCAGATGGCGCCGTTCGAGCAGGACCAGTCGGTGTGGTTTCGCAACCTCAACCGCGGCAAGCGCAGCGCGGTGATCGACCTCAAGACCGACGCGGGCCGCGCGCGGCTCACCGAGCTGATCAAGACCGCCGACGTCTTCGTCGAGGGCTTCCGCCCCGGGGTGATGCAGCGGCTGGGGTTCGATTATCCCGCAGTCAGCGCGATCAACCCGGCCATCGTCTATTGCTCGGTCTCCGCTTTCGGCCAGGCTGGGCCGCTCGCGCATCATCCCGCGCACGATCTGGCCGTGCAGGCGCTGTCGGGCTTTCTTGCTGTCAATGACGGACCCGATGGCACCCCTGTCGTCCCCGGCGTCCCGTCCGCCGACATGGCCGCTGGCCTCACCGGGCTGTCGGCGGTGCTGATGGCGCTGATCGGGCGGCAGCGCACCGGCAGGGGCGACTATGTCGATATCGCGATGTTCGACAGCCTGCTGCCCTGGTGCGCGCATATCGCCGGCAGCGCGATCGCAGGCGGACCTTCGCCGCGCTCGGCCACCCAGCGCTCGCTGGGCGGCGCAGGCTTCTATCAGGTCTACGCCACACACGATGGCCGCCACATTGCGCTGGGCGGGCGCGAGATGAAATTCGTGCAGGTGCTGCTGACCGCGCTGGACAGGCCCGACCTGATCCCGCTGGGCGAGGCCGATGCCGGACCTGCGCAGGCGCCGCTGATCGCCTTTCTGCGTGCAACCTTTGCCAGCCGCAGCCGCGACGAATGGGTCGCATGGTTCGAGGACAAGGACGTCGCCTTCTCCCCCGTGCTCGATTTTGCCGAGGCGCTGGCCAGCGATCATGTGACCACCCGCGGCCTGCTGGTCGAAGCGGGCGGCGCGCACCAGATCGCGCCCGCGATCCGCTTTGCGGGCGAGCCCGACTGGCAACCGGAGGAAGCGCCGGGGCTCGGGACCACGCAATGAGCGCAGCGTTACCCCTCGACGTCGATGTGCATCGAATAGGCGAAGCGGTCGCCGGGATGGTGGCTGACCGACATTTCGAACATCCGCCCGTCCTGGTCGTGATAGCAGCGCAGGATGCGCAGGCAT
Encoded proteins:
- a CDS encoding CaiB/BaiF CoA transferase family protein — translated: MGKLSGITVIDLSQFLPGPMLTVMMADQGADVIKIEPVAGDPARQMAPFEQDQSVWFRNLNRGKRSAVIDLKTDAGRARLTELIKTADVFVEGFRPGVMQRLGFDYPAVSAINPAIVYCSVSAFGQAGPLAHHPAHDLAVQALSGFLAVNDGPDGTPVVPGVPSADMAAGLTGLSAVLMALIGRQRTGRGDYVDIAMFDSLLPWCAHIAGSAIAGGPSPRSATQRSLGGAGFYQVYATHDGRHIALGGREMKFVQVLLTALDRPDLIPLGEADAGPAQAPLIAFLRATFASRSRDEWVAWFEDKDVAFSPVLDFAEALASDHVTTRGLLVEAGGAHQIAPAIRFAGEPDWQPEEAPGLGTTQ